The segment TAGACTGGCTTATATTGTAAGTAAATATCCATGGTGAACTGAAGTGGGAAGTTAAAAGTTTCAGAATTGGCAAATACTTGTCAAAGGCGACAACAAAAGAAAGTCCCCCTTATGATGGATAATTGAACATATCAATAGTGGGAAAAACTAAAAATTTGTACAATTTGCAAAGAAAATTCCACAGAAAATATTACCCGGTTGTCACTGTATTTCTTATCAGTGgtggaaaaaatatatatacagaatgttttttttacaaaacttaACTTGCTGGATTTTATCAAAGCAGTAACTGACAATGTGGCCTAAACCAGAGAGAGGCATGTACAAATAATTTCAAACTTAAGGATAGGCTTAATAAACTGCACTTTGCATTGTAATTGTATCTTTCAAAATCATCTGGGACACCATACTGGTCCGGCAAAGAATAGATAAGCAAccagaaaacatattttgatacTACAGTCTCTTAAAATCTGAAACAATACTACATAAAATGAGTATAACACAAAATTTTTGTAGACCGTTAAAAACCACTGCTATCCGTCCTGGTTTGTTTTTCTGTaacactttttaatttttgacaAATGATGATCTCTTGAACAATTATGgctcatcagttaaagtgactagACCTTTAAGTTTAATACCCATACCAGAAGGTCAGTTaatcctcagatgcaacacaaacctCAATGGCAAAACATAAAGCGGTTTATGGACTCACATGGCATATTTACAATGTGCTACAAATTGGTGAAGGGCAAACGGTATCGGACGTCGTCCAAGGGTGCTCTcttgtttacatgaaattatGAGAACATCGTTTTGGTTCAGATATTAGAATTTCTCAaagcaatggattaacattaacatttacgCCTGTACTGAGGAGCTTACTTCATAGTCAAATTATCCATTTCATAAATTAAGCATAATTTAAGCTGAATATAGtgaaaaccagaatagctatagaaacataACTATTACTCATTACTATTACTCAATTAGTTTTTTGGCTTTCTATGGAAACATGGAAACTtatcaagaaaaaaattatgcctAAATTCATCCGTTTTAACACATACTTTTGTGGATTGGACTGAATGGTTAGTAATTCTTCCTACTGTAGGAGCAACCAAACggttgttattatatatattgcttgAGTGAGGGGTACGGATAGATGTGCAAATACTACATGAATTTAGTCTGATTGGTACAAACTGACACTGTCCTGCAAAATGCTACGTTAACCAAAGAGGGCACTTTCTATTCAACTCACAACCAGATCAGCTGGCTGTAGAAGCTACTTCATACCATCTACTACATACACTGacttaattttcaaacaatttttgttgTCTCTACCAGTCCTGCAGAAGCACTTTCGTTCAAATTTGAACCACTTTTTTCCCGGATTTCTACCAACATGGACACTCTGCTGCATCTTGCAGGCACTGTTGGATAACCAACTTGCTTCATTCTTTTGTTGATTGTCCTTCTTGCGATTACTAACTCAGTAAATACTTCAGAGCAGTTCTTCCGGATAATCCTCGGCTCTAAACTCCACCCTCTGTATCTCCTGCTGGGGTTCCTCGGTctcttccttctccttcttGCGTGGCTGGTCCTCATCAAtctcgatgacgtcatcccTGTCATCCCCCCttctcctcttcttcttcttttgtcgGAGCTCTTCCTgcctcttcttcatcttctctaGCTCCTGTTCCAGATCTTGACAGGCTCGCTCGATTTCGTAATTCTTGGTGACAAGCTTTACCCAACTGTGATACCAAGAATGTAACGAAAATGTAAATTTGTAGGTTAAGAAAATGGAATACCGGAAGATGAAAAAGAAAGGCAGAAGATAGTACACATGTTATATCTAAACTGTCGTTCTGCAAAGACAATTTTAATGGCTGAAAAATCAGCTTCTCTGTTCAGGCCAAAACATTTAATCGTAATCTCTTTTGCTATGCTGCAAACTAATAGgctttttaaataatatttgtttagCTTCATTTAGACAACAGGGTCCAACATGATGAAATTCTCTAAAACTTGATAcccttttgttttaaacttttcttttaatgaaGTCGAGTCACATAGAGTGATAAGAGGGTCATGAATTTTGCAAATCAACAATGAAAGCCAAAGACTTACCTCTCTTGTAGTACCTTCAGGGTCTTACCTGCTTCCATCTGCAcgaaaaaacaaatacaaaaacataaagaaTAACATAGGAACACTACGAAAGAGATGAAGCTACATATTCTAAACAAAAAAAGCGAAGGGCTGAATAATGTAAcatgaaatacaaaataatgatccagagaagaagaaataatgaaaatggtaAAAACAACTAATGCAGCCGACACAAATTAAGGCAGTCAgacatataaaaataaaacaacaggaaaTTGTAAAGGAAGGATCAGGAATCAAAAGTGATTaagcaacaaacaaaataaaaatcaaactaATTAAGCTGGACACACAAAATTACAAAGCAGTAAACTCATTAAATGAAGCAGGGAAAACAAACTCATCAAAAACTAATGACACAGGAAACATAACAAAACTGTGCAAGGCTTGTTAAACAATATTCTCTTCTTTAGATAGATTAAAAATAGATTGAACATATAATATATTGGGACAGGTCAATGTGCAGTCCTCTCATTTTGAGTAGGGAAGCTGATGATGGATCTTTGTATCTTTCAAAGCAAGTAATAATTGCTTATAAAATATCCAAGCACAAAGTCAATGGTTTTGCTTATTAATTATAACGTGACAATGATAAAATTAACATATCCTCATCAGTTACAACATCAAAGACAAACAACAAGCAAAATTTAAATCATCCGCAAGCGATTATTAAGAATAGCGGTCACAACAATTCTGACCTGATCATTTTTTCTGTTCCAGTTGATTTCTTGAATCTGTTTTCTCAATGCTTGAAGCTGTTTCTGGGCACAATCTAACATTTTTGTGAGTAAACTGCAGGagataagaaatatataaacttaCTTAAGTAATAAATGTGTGGATGCAACTTATTGTGGTTGGCATTTTTAGTAGGTACAGTAGAAGATATTCATATAATTAATGGAAATGGGTCATGTCATATACAGAATGGACAAAGAACATTATGTCCATCCTCCCTCTAATCTTCTTGACATGTAATTAAGAAATGGAACACCAACATTCAAGTATCTTACTGTGTCAAAAGTCagacaatgggggggggggggtggggggcagtaTCAGCACAGGTTGAGTAGAGTTACAATAAGACATCAGCACAGAATAGGCACCGCTGGTCGGCAGATATAACGTCTGTTCTTATGTTATTGATTCAGTCTTACttcagtggaagttgctgcttCTGCTGCTGTGTTTTTTCTTGATACAATGTCTAAATTTAACATGTCTTACTGTATTTTGACAGATTGCCGCAGTGCCTACCTTTAACAGAGTGCCTCAAATTGCATTAAAAAACAGTGTTGATATAATATAATGCACACCATGAAACATAGTTAGAATGTTTTTTTGCACTGATGGTAGGAAACCTACCTATCCTGTTGGAAGATATGCTTCCAGCAATCTGGTGATTAAGTGCAAAATGCCATCTAAAATCACAATCAAACATGTAACTTACTCATTGTGTATCCTCCACGTTAGACTGCCGTACTTTGATAAAAGTTCCAAGTTTGCAACTCTGTGAAATGAATAAACCAAAATCAAATCATCATTAAgcacaagaagaaaaaaacatgtagTGATTTATTCAAGTCTTGATTTTCATCGATAACCTTACAGCATCATCAAGCTTGCTATCAAATATTCTAGGAAGTCAGACTATGCTCACCCAAGATCAAATTtccacaagcattttactgccagTCTAAAAGTATTTTACTTGTGCTATTATTCTATTTTAATAAGGACTGGGACTTATTTGGAGGACCAGAGCCACTAGGGAAGTAATTTTTCTACAAATTCTTTAGTATGGGTGAAAGTCTGGGCCAATCGCCTGATAACCTCAAAGAATTTGATATCCCTTAGAATGCTCTAAAAACAATTTTTGACTGAGCACTTCTAACTCCACGGCTTAATTGATGATGATGTACTGTAATCTTTGGAATTCAGTTCCAAATAGCCTTAGGAACTCTCCTACGTTTTCTCATTTTAAAAGCAAGTTGAAGACAAATCTCTTCCGTCAAGCTTTTCCCGATTCATAGATTTCTTTCATGTGTATCTTTTGTCCTTGTGCGCTCTGAGTTCTTTGGAAGATTTTGCACCCCTGGCGCCTTATAAGtaccatttattattattattattatctcttTAGTGCAGGCCTTAATGCTGCTGAGAGTTCATTGTTTTATACATTTCCATaaatcaaccaaaacatgttttttcaacTTCATATTTAAACAGAGCatccttggatgacattcattacaatttgtccttgacaaatttgcaaTGAATTGTGAACATGTCATTTTGAGTCATACATGACCTACTGATATGTATGTTAGGACTATGAAGACAAGCCACAGATGTTCAAAAGGGTCACTCTCAAAATCAAAGGTGTTAACCTAATCATCTTACAATATATATCGTAATTAAATTGGTATCTAAGGACCCCCATGTTACTAACCTGTCCGActcaattcaaatttattttcgcACATGCACACAAAATTTAATGCACTGTCGTTATTATATAAAATTACAACGGTTACACATGATGGACACTAGAAGTACAGAATTTGGGTAACAGAGCTAGTGATCAAGAGAGGAAGCAGAACAAGGACACAGGAGAAAGGATGTTACCTCTCTGCTTGGTGCTCCAACTGTGCCATTGAATTCTCTACACACTCTGTCCAAGCAGAATGGTCATTTTGGCGTCCAATTGGAGGTGGTGGCAATTCGTACCTGGGAAAAAATGGAAAGCACAATACAATGATCGTTAGGTCTATAAATATGTAATGTTTAATCCTAAAGAAAGCAAACAATTCCACAACACTGGATCAAGTGTCATGGTAGGCTGATTTCACAACTTAACCTCACAAGACACAATTATCCATTACAAACGTTTTCAGTAAGGGGAATCTTTTACCTTTTCATACTCAGTGACTCCATAGGTAACCGAGATGACATTCTCTCAAATTCCCTTTTCAACAATTCAGTCTCAAATGGTAGTTGATCGATTGGGGTCAGCAACTCCAAGTAGTTCTTGGTTGGTCTGTACCTCCTTGTTTCTTCTTCTATGAGAGCATATGCCTGCAATCAAAATGGTTAATTTCTTTCTCAAAATTAATTTAGCATCAATATTAACAAGTGTAGTTAGCTCGGTAATGCTATAATCTCATAGATTTCACATTCAAATTGTTGCACAATTGTTATCATAAAAAATAGGTTACGGTACATACACTGCACTGCAGTATGCTAGGCTTACTTCAGGCTATGGAAAGTTAGTTAAGCTCAACTACTAGAATTATTAGACCTGGATTAGGTCCAGGGCTTAACTTGTTTAGAACTTGACTAgtaatactactaatactaataaagtggtactgtactgtaggcgaGTGTTACTGCAGTGGTACTTATTGTCACTTGTCAGGTTAGAAACAAATTCTCACCGCCTCTTTAATCCCTGGCTCGTCATAACCCTGGTCATAATACGGTAAGGCATCGATGAAAACCTCCCCGGCCATAATTCGTAAAAATACTCGGGTTTCTGCGTTGACTTTCTAACAATCTAAGTTAACAACAACTTCTGAAGCcgataatatatgtatattaacatgTAGGCATCAGTGCTTAACCACGCGCTCCTCCGTACATGAAATACTGACATACCTAATCCACGAAACTCTTTTTACAAAACCTAGATTGCCAGATtgtctataaaaaaaatttattcaatatctgcaataaaagtatttatttaacAATTAAATTTTTACGTGATATAATTTGATTTTTAAggattaaatatattttattgcttttaaaTTCTATTTAAAATAATGCTCATTGAAATTTGCTCTCAAAAAGTTCTGATTCTCCTaagaaatttgaacatttttgtaCATCACAGAAATTTCTGTGGTGTACATTCC is part of the Apostichopus japonicus isolate 1M-3 chromosome 11, ASM3797524v1, whole genome shotgun sequence genome and harbors:
- the LOC139976444 gene encoding pre-mRNA-splicing factor SPF27-like, which gives rise to MAGEVFIDALPYYDQGYDEPGIKEAAYALIEEETRRYRPTKNYLELLTPIDQLPFETELLKREFERMSSRLPMESLSMKRYELPPPPIGRQNDHSAWTECVENSMAQLEHQAERVANLELLSKYGSLTWRIHNDLLTKMLDCAQKQLQALRKQIQEINWNRKNDQMEAGKTLKVLQESWVKLVTKNYEIERACQDLEQELEKMKKRQEELRQKKKKRRRGDDRDDVIEIDEDQPRKKEKEETEEPQQEIQRVEFRAEDYPEELL